AATGTTGCTGGAAATAAAGAAGATCTAGAGaagcaaatgaagaaaaaaccaaGGATGTACAGGTGGACCAAGACAAGGAcactggaaaggaagaaggagaaggaaatgaagaaaaaaacaatagtgTTACTATAAAGGCAGGCAAAAACACTGATGTAAATGAAGGTGAAGACAATGTAGATGGAACAGAAGAATACATGGATGTGAAGGTGCAGGAAAGCAGACGTGCCAATGACCAAAGAAGTAAAGACTGGACTGGGCAGGAAGATAGCAATCAATGTGGGAATGAAATTGCCCATAGTGGTTTTCCTGCACCTGAGGAAGTAAATAAGGATGTGATAGCAGAAGATGGCAATGATAGAAACAAGGATGAATAACAGGCTGATGTGAATGTGGAGGGAAACAAGAATAATGATAGACAAGAAGAGGAACAAGGTAATGTGGCTGCCAGTGAAAAAGGTGGCAGTGATGGtggcagggaagaaaatgccAGTGGTGGAATTGAAAACAGAGAAGACACCCAAGATGCTGGGAATGAGAAGGACATCCTTTTAGTGGATGGTATAGAGTGGCCTGTGGAGGACCTGGAGAGAGGCTGCTCAGTGACAGCTGAGCTGATGGAGAGCTTCACGCGTGTCTTTGTGTACAGCGTGAGCAATAGCTTTGATCCGGTGCCTCGAGTAGCCATCGGGGTGGGCAGTGCCTTTGAGGCCTGGAGCCCCCATGAGTGGGATGGGGTGTACCGTGTGCTGGTCCCACTGAATCCCACCAGGGCACACCTTCCACCTAGAGCCAAGCAGTGCAGGGCAGACGGCAGCAAGGACCTTCAGCGTCCGTGTGGAGCTGGTGTGCACGTGTGAGAGCGAGCAGCTGGGCGAGAAGCTCTTGTGCCTGCTGCACCACTCGCAGGAGGAGCTGCGGCGGAAGCAGCAACGCAGCCTCCTGGAGACACTCTGCACCGGCTCCTACCTGGATGTGGAGAAAACCTCCCGCTGGTTCTTCCAGATGGTGAGATGCTCGTGGCTGCATGTGCCTCAGTCATACTCTTGGCACTTGGTGTTTCAGCCCTGCAGCCGGTCCTGCCaattccagctgagcagaggcAAGAGGACCCTGTCGGTGGAGATGCTTTTTGGGTGCACCAAGGACACTCTGACATCTTTGTGGTCAACCAGCCTATAGAGGCCCAGAAAGGCAACTCCGGTAACCTTGTGAGCAGTCAGCCCGCCAAGGCCAACATCCTCACAAGAACAGCATGGCCTGAGACATTCGCTGTGGCGGAGGCAAAATTCTTCCAGCACATTGCCAGGCAGATACCATGTAAGAGGTTGCACCTGAAATACCTGCAGCTCTTCACCTGCATGCTGAGTGGCACAGGTTTTTCCACCTCTAACTGGAAGACTCTGGTCATGCATGTGTTAAACATCTTACCACCAGTCTACTGGCGCAGGAAGGAATTTCCACTGTGGCTGTAGGACATCATGGCATACatgcagctctgcctgaaaTGGAAACGCCTGGATCATTTTGTTCTAGGCAACGAGAAGCTTCCTGCAGAGATCAGCTTGCCGCCAGCAATGCAAAAGGTTGAGCCACTCAACCTCTTTGAGTACCTGGCCCGAGATCCAGATGCCCACAGAAAGGCAATGGAGGCTTATGCTCAGCTGCACTTTCGCCTCTGGATGATGCTCTCCAACACTGAGAAGAATTCCctgcacaaagctctgatggAGAAGTTCGCAGCCAATTGCTGCGACGTCGACTCTTTGTGATTGTTGTATTTGTCCGTGGCAATCCTgaagctgctttcctgctcctGTGGAAGGAAGATGGTGCATCACATGGTTTTGTTGTGCAGACACTTCCATGAGTGGCCTTGCCCTTCACCTTCCATTTGCAACAGTGCTGTTGCCTAAGTCAAGGAGGCAGAAACTGGCTCCACCTGCACATCCCCGCAGAAGAACAGTGAAGCTGATGGAGGTTGCTTGGAATATCTCGAAGACAGCAACCTAGCCTGTTAGGGACTTAATGTAGTTATTTAGTGAGTTGTAGTTTTAATTAGACTTGTTTCTTAGCATTCATTCCAGAGGCCCTTTAGTGTTGGCAGTATATAACTATTTTGCAAAGCTACCCTTAGTGTAGAGAAATAGAGTTTAGACTAGATTAGTTTAAACCCTTAGTTTAGAGAATTACCCTTAGTTTAGAGAATTACCCTTAGTTTAGAGAATTC
The genomic region above belongs to Lonchura striata isolate bLonStr1 unplaced genomic scaffold, bLonStr1.mat Scaffold_123, whole genome shotgun sequence and contains:
- the LOC144248437 gene encoding LOW QUALITY PROTEIN: uncharacterized protein LOC144248437 (The sequence of the model RefSeq protein was modified relative to this genomic sequence to represent the inferred CDS: inserted 3 bases in 2 codons; substituted 2 bases at 2 genomic stop codons) is translated as MTLEGCNSADNIVHELSEWCKFGDKLWEEVLNDDKTAKKLRKWWKVVHNELLQHQAEKKAAEQRTSALEKNRGYSGEDWLPGVSMPPAVSTVELPPLPPVPEDTESHCEPMAPPAPPEQRSPVCRDLSVSKLTPRAESDLTEALARERREVWATLAREELDKGDGQALELAAELACPVIFQQQAGRRLTAQITPLDWKLLSQLRATPAATAVTGVGGLTLASRSPPLTVSIDDSLYVVGVVERIEDAAIKEVHSGCQQSGPNQLWMSRLLARLTDQDQRRIKEKLIRTTMALLSLLFVLVQSLIQYPQPAGDGLDEATHQRMRERQELLDREMAQLMQELEQGPLQQQDEGWGAMLFGALQHSSSKDQSSRKTLGDERITEQEEDTADPEEGEEDRDMTLEAENSGTEDDREGSPVAADDGNKDDATKDNYDVKMKEDSDVNSGSYDVKEDSDVDNGYHLKKEGQSDGDIRSREANEEKTKDVQVDQDKDTGKEEGEGNEEKNNSVTIKAGKNTDVNEGEDNVDGTEEYMDVKVQESRRANDQRSKDWTGQEDSNQCGNEIAHSGFPAPEEVNKDVIAEDGNDRNKDEXQADVNVEGNKNNDRQEEEQGNVAASEKGGSDGGREENASGGIENREDTQDAGNEKDILLVDGIEWPVEDLERGCSVTAELMESFTRVFVYSVSNSFDPVPRVAIGVGSAFEAWSPHEWDGVYRVLVPLNXPPGHTFHLEPSSAGQTAARTFSVRVELVCTCESEQLGEKLLCLLHHSQEELRRKQQRSLLETLCTGSYLDVEKTSRWFFQMVRCSWLHVPQSYSWHLVFQPCSRSCQFQLSRGKRTLSVEMLFGXHQGHSDIFVVNQPIEAQKGNSGNLVSSQPAKANILTRTAWPETFAVAEAKFFQHIARQIPCKRLHLKYLQLFTCMLSGTGFSTSNWKTLVMHVLNILPPVYWRRKEFPLWLXDIMAYMQLCLKWKRLDHFVLGNEKLPAEISLPPAMQKVEPLNLFEYLARDPDAHRKAMEAYAQLHFRLWMMLSNTEKNSLHKALMEKFAANCCDVDSL